Proteins co-encoded in one Fusarium fujikuroi IMI 58289 draft genome, chromosome FFUJ_chr06 genomic window:
- a CDS encoding related to putative tartrate transporter — MTGSVHSKAGSFDIKRDVEYEEVAPVRDEILERYPLIKDKTPEERAAIEKSLVRKLDWKFLPMVTAMLLMNYLDRINVSNARLAGMQEDLHMTDTVWSTGISMFYVGYILSQIPANVILAKGTPRILLPSCMLVWSFVTICFCLCRFLIGFTEGPFVPAVSLMTSSWYTKHESPMRMGIWHAGNTISQALSGLLAAGILTNMEGVANLRAWKWFLLLEGAVSILVALVSFWFIPNFPDSTGTYFITEEEAAMAQYRQTVSAGGIAEDDAGGYWDGFWMCMKEPFAHLFAAIHFFLIIAQSYKDFFPSIVATLGFSGTTTYLIQAPPPIIAFLVMMGISWSSGRRLEHGYHIIVPILLTLIGCAVMITTLNVGARYFCMILLVVGPFVGLNIQISWETTVVPRPRTKRAALIAYANCVSSVSHWFTPYFFLRNQEPYYQTGGGVIITGCGLVVVFVLITKWYVTKKNKALKAAEDAAGEPEGWRFAG, encoded by the exons ATGACGGGCTCCGTCCACTCAAAAGCCGGGTCTTTTGACATCAAACGAGATGTCGAGTATGAGGAGGTCGCTCCCGTGCGAGATGAGATCCTCGAGCGATATCCGctcatcaaggacaagactcCAGAGGAGCGAGCTGCCATTGAGAAATCTCTCGTTCGCAAACTCGACTGGAAGTTCCTCCCTATGGTAACGGCCATGCTTTTGATGAA CTATCTTGATCGAATCAACGTCTCCAACGCTCGACTCGCCGGCATGCAAGAAGATCTTCACATGACAGATACAGTCTGGTCTACGGGCATCTCCATGTTCTACGTGGGCTACATCCTCTCTCAGATCCCCGCCAACGTTATCCTCGCCAAGGGAACCCCTCGAATCCTCCTCCCCAGCTGCATGCTTGTCTGGTCTTTTGTAACTATCT GCTTTTGTCTCTGCCGCTTCCTCATTGGCTTTACTGAAGGACCCTTTGTACCTGCTGTGTCTCTCATGACTTCTTCCTGGTACACTAAGCATGAGTCCCCTATGAGGATGGGTATCTGGCATGCGGGAAATACCATTTCTCAGGCTCTTTCGGGTCTTTTGGCTGCTGGCATCTTGACCAATATGGAGGGCGTCGCAAATCTCCGAGCTTGGAAATGGTTCTTGCTTCTCGAAG GTGCTGTTAGTATCTTGGTGGCTCTCGTGAGTTTCTGGTTCATCCCCAACTTCCCTGACTCCACGGGCACATACTTCATcaccgaggaagaggccGCTATGGCTCAATACCGTCAGACTGTTTCTGCTGGTGGCAttgctgaagatgatgctggtgGCTACTGGGATGGTTTCTGGATGTGCATGAAGGAGCCATTCGCCCATCTCTTTGCGGCCATtcacttcttcttgatcatcgCACAGTCATACAAGGACTTCTTCCCTTCC ATCGTCGCTACCCTTGGATTCTCTGGTACTACCACCTACCTCATtcaggctcctcctcctaTTATCGCCTTTCTTGTGATGATGGGCATCTCGTGGTCTTCTGGTCGACGACTGGAACACGGCTATCACATCATCGTTCCAATTCTTCTTACTCTAATCGGCTGTGCTGTCATGATCACCACCCTCAACGTCGGCGCCCGATACTTCTGCATGATCCTGCTCGTCGTTGGTCCATTCGTTGGTCTCAAC ATCCAAATCTCTTGGGAGACAACTGTGGTCCCTCGTCCCCGTACAAAACGTGCTGCCCTCATCGCCTATGCCAACTGTGTTTCGTCTGTTTCACACTGGTTCACACCATACTTCTTCCTCCGAAACCAAGAGCCTTACTATCAGACTGGAGGCGGCGTTATCATTACAGGTTGTGGACTGGTTGTGGTTTTTGTTCTCATCACAAAGTGGTACGTGActaagaagaacaaggccttGAAAGCTGCAGAGGATGCAGCTGGTGAGCCTGAAGGTTGGAGATTTGCTGGCTAG
- a CDS encoding related to ankyrin 1 produces MSDSESVSGSSSGDEVLSRRSSVQHQDERQVEHIDSTENSNKQIEERCGNIRDEAPNFELTQPTVADTKGEVLHLVWQESPPDSDTSDQATEARLIDFIAIPGVYANWTDKDFGPSPGSGSSAWVTKYAEEGWEKPKNAHSSCRVFRFDYDSSELFSGHKSREAIHRVALRLLNGLRSKRAGEIKKRLIYFISHDIAGAIVKDALITAFLDRSSWQDISEMTRVLIFNGCPHRQRDTADLETRLANFLYINYSQDSGKPRPSLTSISGITKAIMQVNGLFVTSHIALRSWIINLHSHGEDGSGSFDAYSATLGIPQERRLTAPTGTDYSPLTQYLAKIEPDVREPKESIGTRQFAQERKLLALASPIYPLRNKVQPNPLADLPAYQSWLNSPCPQILYLHGSHRVRDVAESVFYALEDEATKAKRRANVLFFSFDRFDVRADSIRDMIATFLAQICNHHPKLGPAINRLCSQIENERGWTETDLIQFFEMLRISAEVEQTMIVINHFDECTKGSRKRFLDHITDKYYNDETPWKIVVTSHEPGALSEELSGPFCVPIDISPGEFGDLDADGFENDIQALIGSRGDLTFREEQIHVELRFMEKLDPPVRHILCEQLRIREEWPDEMSTDDAIGLLGLPKHVAEGDKAMVSVLNAVLKQNTDPKSLECLFSWLLYAVRPLTIWELATVLWFSDEREGNKVSPSFMAVDRLVEKIEKDLTGILEVDHNEVRFKHPCFHEIMVNGDASTQNAEDKDCLWNKIKGKAHHVIQSMCLDYLSRDAVQEYVRETFAVTDSATFETPPFPDRTNLTSYAIQAWAHHYSLSSPLPDISTLSSKKDLVQTLAKAQWCLSNPTTRRSPCFQSLFPIFAGLGLPNVVEPLGSDDALRGLIEAASRGQKQVVEDLLREYDFTPDETWDVLKAASSSGNEGLMNVLLAKIEAKGKIPDNFQWPPVLIYRAANLGLAGFAERILSLGCPADPDVDWRNEISMQASPLYQAACHGYTSTVRILLKHGANVEYTSLSGRNPLHKAALEGHIETVKAILEESQVNIDCASESNFTPLYLAVLGGNHSTVKLLLEKGADPNMGISDSHTGDDQWTPLHAATDDGFMKCIRLLLDYRANPNIPGPSGPPLHWAVTHARVDILNMLLDAGADSLTKVLKKPLSVTSVGSELWEAGLGMLKRLLELKLDVNYKDGEGSTPLTTLICSYANKPAGESVQRDKALRMLIDHAADVNLASDDMWTPLQYAVIMKQYNAVEMLLEAGADPNIAYKENQAPLCSALEQPKIARLLLEKDANPNVGFSRGFTPLTYAACFGHQDAVEVLLEYGATVDLEYGFGVDEPFNDWLKGWTPLMCATFQGHHGIVQMLAEAGAEMSGRDKETGRSIVHIAIFGGTLSTILEFPSRIDLNATANDSLGALHYRDLKIQDLKRLVNAGADIEIGTGERPTPLHVYADCDFEKVKFMVNRGANINSLCPHHGSPLHQACRAGRFDIIKFLVEHGANVNATEDFLGTPLQALFLSQGPIDALEHENIVRYLLSQHADVTVKAGIWRYAINSAALGSLPSIISLVLDQENATVDVKDDMGRMPIHLAACNSLANFEAILERGGDIHAKDKQGRTPLHWAAQTGKLQVVKKIISLMGAKLDVDVTDIDGWTPLCWAPRYGLPLLKPENVGELSLSADVVRLLIEHGAKRDVIVKLGEEMWTPLRISQYHRSNPDVVSVLDSRGSTDTGNSDDTPEEAGTKSKAASKTGVQQGDSYCDYCLSRIYGLYWGCDTCQGLCFCHKCYQHAGILHPGHADYTQKGEEEYEGGEQDISATTTSGSSDTYSNSESDSDSGSNHSEAGEDNEDSS; encoded by the exons ATGTCTGACTCGGAATCCGTTTCCGGGTCCTCCTCGGGCGATGAGGTCCTATCTCGACGTTCATCTGTGCAGCATCAAGACGAGAGACAAGTTGAGCATATCGACAGTACCGAGAACTCAAACAAGCAGATTGAAGAGAGATGTGGAAACATCAGAGATGAAGCCCCGAACTTCGAGCTTACTCAACCGACAGTAGCTGACACCAAGGGTGAAGTCTTACACCTTGTATGGCAAGAGTCGCCGCCAGACAGTGACACAAGTGATCAGGCTACTGAAGCAAGACTTATAGA TTTCATTGCTATACCTGGAGTGTATGCAAACTGGACTGACAAAGACTTTGGGCCGAGCCCTGGATCTGGAAGCTCAGCCTGGGTCACCAAATACGCCGAGGAAGGCTgggagaagcccaagaacgCTCACAGTAGCTGCCGGGTGTTTCGATTCGATTATGACTCTTCCGAACTCTTCTCTGGTCATAAGTCCCGAGAGGCAATCCATCGGGTTGCCTTGAGATTGCTCAACGGGCTACGGTCAAAGCGTGCGGGCGAGATCAAG aaacGTCTGATATACTTCATCAGTCATGATATCGCAGGTGCTATCGTTAAAGAC GCTCTCATTACAGCTTTCCTTGACAGGAGCTCATGGCAAGACATATCGGAGATGACACGAGTTCTG ATCTTCAATGGCTGTCCCCACCGCCAGAGAGACACAGCCGACTTGGAAACGCGGCTAGCTAactttctctatataaactacTCTCAGGACTCCGGAAAGCCGCGCCCTTCATTAACATCCATATCAGGGATCACCAAAGCCATCATGCAAGTGAATGGGCTCTTCGTAACATCACATATCGCACTGCGAAGCTGGATAATAAATTTGCACtctcatggagaagatggcagtGGA AGTTTCGACGCTTACTCTGCGACGTTGGGTATACCACAGGAGAGAAGATTGACAGCACCAACCGGGACGGACTATTCTCCTCTTACGCAGTATCTTGCAAAGATAGAGCCAG ATGTGCGGGAGCCGAAAGAGTCCATCGGAACACGACAGTTCGCCCAAGAGAGAAAGCTGCTTGCTCTAGCATCTCCAATCTATCCACTTCGAAACAAGGTTCAGCCCAACCCCTTGGCCGATCTGCCTGCTTATCAATCCTGGCTGAACAGTCCTTGTCCTCAAATACTCTATCTCCACGGTAGCCACCGGGTTAGGGATGTGGCCGAAAGCGTGTTCTATGCACTCGAGGACGAGGCGACAAAGGCGAAACGACGTGCAAacgttctcttcttctctttcgaTAGATTCGACGTGCGTGCCGATAGTATTCGGGACATGATAGCTACTTTCTTGGCCCAAATTTGTAATCATCACCCGAAACTCGGACCTGCTATCAATCGACTGTGCAGCCAGATCGAGAACGAGAGGGGATGGACTGAGACAGACCTGATTCAGTTCTTTGAGATGTTAAGAATCTCAGCGGAAGTCGAGCAGACCATGATTGTTATCAATCACTTCGACGAGTGCACAAAAGGCTCACGAAAAAGGTTTTTGGATCACATCACTGACAAGTATTACAATGATGAGACTCCCTGGAAGATTGTGGTTACAAGTCATGAGCCGGGTGCTCTGAGTGAAGAGCTGTCTGGTCCTTTTTGTGTGCCTATTGATATATCTCCCGGAGAGTTTGGAGACCTTGATGCGGATGGCTTCGAAAACGACATTCAAGCACTAATAGGCTCAAGGGGGGATCTGACTTTCAGAGAAGAGCAGATCCACGTGGAGCTGCGGTTCATGGAAAAGCTAGATCCTCCGGTGCGCCACATTTTATGTGAACAGCTCAGAATTCGAGAAGAATGGCCCGATGAGATGTCAACTGATGATGCTATTGGCTTATTGGGCCTTCCAAAACATGTGGCGGAGGGAGATAAGGCTATGGTATCTGTCCTGAATGCAGTGCTGAAGCAAAACACCGACCCGAAGTCCCTCGAGTGTCTTTTCTCCTGGCTCCTATATGCCGTCAGACCACTCACTATATGGGAGCTTGCCACTGTTCTCTGGTTCTCAGACGAAAGGGAAGGTAATAAAGTGTCTCCAAGTTTCATGGCCGTTGACCGGCTCGTTGAAAAGATTGAGAAGGACTTGACTGGTATTCTTGAGGTAGATCACAACGAGGTGAGGTTCAAACACCCATGCTTCCACGAAATCATGGTCAATGGTGATGCTTCAACTCAAAACGCGGAAGATAAGGATTGTCTGTGGAACAAGATTAAAGGCAAAGCTCATCATGTCATTCAAAGCATGTGTCTGGACTACCTATCCAGAGATGCTGTTCAAGAGTATGTCAGAGAGACCTTTGCAGTGACAGACTCAGCAACCTTCGAGACACCACCCTTCCCAGACCGGACAAACCTTACCTCATATGCTATTCAGGCATGGGCACATCACTATTCTCTCAGCTCCCCTCTTCCAGACATATCCACCTTGTCATCGAAAAAGGACCTGGTTCAGACCCTGGCCAAAGCCCAGTGGTGTCTATCTAACCCTACCACCAGACGCTCTCCTTGCTTCCAGTCTCTGTTCCCAATCTTTGCCGGGCTTGGCCTCCCTAATGTGGTCGAGCCGCTAGGTAGTGATGATGCGTTACGAGGTCTTATCGAAGCAGCGAGCAGAGGACAGAAACAAGTGGTTGAGGATCTTCTTCGTGAATACGACTTTACGCCAGACGAGACATGGGATGTGCTCAAGGCCGCAAGCTCCTCTGGCAATGAGGGGCTGATGAATGTCCTGCTGGCAAAGATAGAGGCCAAGGGGAAGATACCTGACAATTTTCAGTGGCCGCCTGTTTTGATCTATCGGGCTGCCAATCTGGGTCTAGCGGGATTTGCCGAAAGAATACTCAGCCTTGGATGTCCCGCAGATCCAGATGTCGATTGGAGAAACGAGATATCCATGCAAGCATCCCCTCTATACCAGGCAGCGTGCCATGGGTATACAAGTACAGTCCGAATTCTGTTAAAGCATGGCGCCAATGTGGAGTACACGAGCCTGTCTGGAAGAAACCCACTTCACAAGGCCGCCCTTGAAGGTCATATTGAAACTGTCAAAGCCATTCTGGAGGAGTCACAGGTCAACATCGACTGTGCTTCCGAGTCAAACTTCACTCCCTTATATCTCGCAGTGCTTGGCGGTAACCACAGCACAGTGAAACTGCTATTGGAGAAAGGTGCAGACCCAAATATGGGCATCTCAGATTCTCACACTGGGGATGATCAGTGGACGCCTTTGCATGCGGCGACTGATGACGGTTTCATGAAGTGCATCAGGCTACTTCTAGACTACAGAGCCAATCCAAACATCCCTGGGCCGTCTGGACCTCCCTTGCATTGGGCAGTTACTCATGCCCGCGTCGATATCCTCAATATGCTTCTCGATGCTGGAGCTGATTCCTTGACTAAAGTCCTTAAGAAGCCTCTCTCAGTCACGAGCGTCGGGTCCGAGCTATGGGAAGCTGGGCTCGGTATGCTGAAGAGACTTCTGGAGCTCAAACTAGACGTCAACTATAAGGACGGTGAGGGTAGCACTCCGCTTACCACTCTAATATGCTCATACGCAAACAAACCAGCGGGCGAATCTGTCCAAAGAGACAAAGCCTTGAGAATGCTGATAGACCATGCAGCTGACGTCAACCTGGCCAGCGATGACATGTGGACACCACTACAATATGCAGTCATAATGAAACAGTACAATGCGGTCGAAATGCTCCTGGAAGCAGGCGCTGATCCGAACATAGCCTATAAAGAGAACCAGGCGCCACTTTGCTCTGCGCTTGAGCAGCCCAAGATAGCCCGCCTGTTACTCGAAAAAGATGCAAACCCCAACGTTGGTTTCTCCCGTGGATTCACTCCCCTCACATACGCTGCATGCTTTGGTCACCAGGATGCTGTGGAGGTACTTCTTGAGTACGGGGCgactgttgatcttgagtatggttttggagttgatgagccTTTTAACGATTGGCTCAAGGGCTGGACTCCTCTCATGTGCGCTACATTCCAAGGTCATCATGGAATCGTTCAGATGTtggctgaagctggagcGGAAATGAGTGGAAGAGACAAGGAGACAGGGAGGTCAATCGTTCACATTGCAATATTTGGCGGAACCCTTTCGACTATCTTGGAATTCCCTTCAAGGATTGATCTGAACGCGACAGCGAATGATAGCCTAGGAGCCCTTCACTATCGCGATCTTAAGATCCAAGACCTCAAGCGGCTAGTCAATGCTGGAGCAGACATTGAGATTGGGACTGGAGAGAGACCTACTCCCCTTCACGTATACGCAGACTGTGACTTTGAGAAGGTGAAGTTCATGGTCAACCGCGGAGCTAACATCAACTCACTATGCCCACATCACGGTTCACCTCTACATCAAGCTTGCAGAGCAGGTCGatttgatatcatcaaatTCCTTGTTGAGCATGGTGCCAACGTGAATGCAACTGAAGACTTCTTGGGCACGCCTTTGCAAGCCCTATTTCTTTCTCAGGGTCCAATCGACGCTTTAGAACATGAGAACATAGTCCGCTACCTTTTATCTCAACATGCAGACGTTACTGTCAAAGCTGGTATTTGGCGCTATGCGATTAACTCAGCTGCTCTCGGAAGTCTGCCTTCTATCATCAGCCTCGTTCTTGACCAAGAAAACGCTACGGTTGATGTAAAGGATGACATGGGCCGCATGCCTATACATTTGGCGGCTTGTAACAGTTTGGCCAACTTCGAAGCTATCCTGGAGCGAGGGGGCGACATACATGCCAAAGATAAACAAGGACGTACGCCGCTACACTGGGCTGCCCAAACAGGAAAACTCCAagttgtcaagaagatcatctcACTCATGGGTGCCAAGTTGGATGTTGATGTCACAGATATTGATGGATGGACACCTCTTTGTTGGGCACCTCGCTACGGCTTACCACTTCTCAAGCCAGAAAATGTGGGAGAGCTGTCACTAAGTGCTGATGTTGTGAGACTTCTTATTGAGCATGGGGCTAAGAGAGATGTGATAGTCAAACTTGGGGAAGAGATGTGGACTCCACTGAGAATTTCTCAATATCACAGAAGTAATCCAGATGTTGTGTCAGTACTGGATAGTCGCGGTTCAACAGACACGGGAAACAGCGACGACACCCCTGAGGAAGCAGGGACGAAGTCAAAAGCTGCGTCAAAGACAGGGGTGCAGCAGGGGGATTCCTACTGTGACTATTGCTTATCG CGCATCTATGGGCTGTATTGGGGCTGCGATACGTGTCAAGGGTTGTGCTTCTGTCATAAATGTTACCAGCACGCTGGTATTCTTCATCCAGGGCATGCCGACTATACACAaaaaggcgaagaagaataTGAGGGGGGTGAACAGGACATTTCAGCAACAACTACTTCTGGTTCATCAGACACATACTCCAACTCTGAATCTGACTCTGATTCTGGCTCCAACCATTCAGAAGCGGGGGAAGATAACGAGGATAGTTCTTAG